Proteins co-encoded in one Bacteroidota bacterium genomic window:
- a CDS encoding sensor histidine kinase, which translates to MRFGLSLKFSLLTALVCTLLIFIFGYLFNYTNSSNLTLVLAFSFLLLLLGIWGFFQLFINKKLKEIYFTIHHFNVNEKDDVTKEAKINDDFLEKTKQEVEIWAQERRDETERLKKLEVYRKEYLGNVSHELKTPIFNIQGYVLTLLDGGLEDPNINRNYLERAEKSVERMISIVEDLEAITQLESGELQLEIDKFDLNGLIKDVFESQEMRAGKRNIKLNSVFLENKPLWVMADKFRIRQVLTNLIVNSIKYGKDGGETIAKTSDIGDTILVEIADNGIGIPKHDSERVFERFYRVDKGRSRSEGGTGLGLAIVKHIIEAHAQSIQVISTEGAGSVFSFTLKKAKSV; encoded by the coding sequence ATGCGTTTTGGTCTATCCTTAAAATTTTCGCTGCTTACTGCACTTGTTTGTACCCTGCTAATTTTCATTTTTGGGTACCTATTTAATTATACCAATAGCAGCAATCTCACCTTGGTGTTGGCTTTTAGCTTCTTGTTGTTGCTCCTTGGAATTTGGGGATTTTTTCAATTATTTATTAATAAAAAGCTGAAAGAAATTTACTTTACCATTCATCATTTTAATGTAAATGAAAAAGATGATGTAACAAAAGAGGCTAAAATAAACGATGACTTTTTAGAAAAAACAAAGCAAGAAGTTGAGATATGGGCCCAGGAAAGACGCGATGAAACTGAACGCCTTAAAAAACTTGAAGTGTATAGAAAGGAATATTTGGGCAATGTTTCGCACGAGCTAAAAACACCCATTTTTAATATTCAAGGATACGTTTTAACCTTGCTTGACGGAGGATTAGAAGATCCCAACATCAACCGAAATTACCTGGAACGTGCCGAGAAAAGTGTTGAACGCATGATTTCAATTGTTGAAGATTTGGAAGCAATAACCCAACTCGAAAGCGGTGAATTGCAATTGGAAATTGATAAGTTTGATTTGAACGGATTAATAAAAGATGTGTTTGAATCGCAGGAAATGCGCGCCGGAAAACGAAACATAAAATTAAATTCGGTGTTTCTCGAAAATAAACCATTATGGGTGATGGCCGATAAATTCAGAATCCGACAGGTACTTACCAATCTAATTGTAAACTCCATAAAATACGGCAAAGATGGAGGCGAAACCATTGCAAAAACCAGCGATATTGGAGATACCATTTTAGTTGAAATTGCCGACAACGGTATTGGAATTCCAAAGCATGATAGCGAGCGGGTTTTTGAACGATTTTACAGAGTTGATAAAGGTAGAAGCCGCAGCGAAGGAGGCACCGGTTTAGGTCTTGCTATTGTGAAACACATTATTGAAGCTCATGCACAAAGCATACAGGTTATTAGTACTGAAGGAGCCGGTTCGGTATTTTCGTTTACTCTAAAAAAAGCTAAATCTGTTTAG
- a CDS encoding response regulator transcription factor — MATEGQTILLVDDDTDILEFLSYNLRKEGYRVLTADNGKQAVEIALQEKPQLILLDVMMPGMDGVETCNQLRENSELQQVIIAFLTARNEDYSQIAGFEVGADDYISKPIKPRVLISRIKALLRRNRNLAPAVENLHLGGIVIDREQYCIEKDGEKIYLPKKEFELLALLSSKPGKVFTREHILSQVWGDDVVVGDRTIDVHIRKLREKLGDTYIKTVKGVGYKFDF; from the coding sequence ATGGCTACAGAAGGTCAAACAATATTACTGGTAGATGACGATACGGATATTCTTGAATTTTTGAGTTATAATTTGCGCAAAGAAGGCTACCGGGTACTAACCGCAGATAACGGAAAACAGGCCGTTGAGATTGCTTTACAAGAAAAACCACAACTTATTTTACTCGATGTAATGATGCCGGGTATGGATGGTGTTGAAACCTGCAATCAGTTGCGCGAAAACAGCGAATTGCAACAAGTAATAATCGCTTTTCTAACAGCACGTAATGAAGATTATTCGCAAATCGCAGGATTTGAAGTTGGGGCGGACGATTATATTAGCAAGCCCATTAAACCACGCGTTCTAATAAGCCGAATTAAAGCCCTGTTGCGTAGAAATCGAAACCTGGCCCCGGCAGTTGAAAATTTGCATTTGGGTGGAATTGTGATTGACCGCGAACAATACTGCATAGAAAAGGACGGAGAAAAAATTTACCTTCCAAAAAAAGAATTTGAATTACTCGCATTGCTTTCATCAAAACCCGGAAAAGTATTTACGCGCGAACATATTTTATCGCAAGTATGGGGCGATGATGTAGTTGTAGGCGATAGAACCATTGATGTACACATTCGAAAATTACGCGAAAAATTAGGCGATACCTATATTAAAACTGTAAAAGGTGTAGGATATAAATTTGATTTCTAA